A genome region from Dehalococcoidales bacterium includes the following:
- the ispE gene encoding 4-(cytidine 5'-diphospho)-2-C-methyl-D-erythritol kinase, which translates to MLTVPAPAKLNLTLEVLGERPDGFHEILSVIQTTSLSDRLSFRASDVIEFKCTSPGWAAEKSLVARATGLLQETTGCSRGVSIEVEKHIPLLSGLGGDSSDAAAVLCGLNRLWEAGLSTERLRALAAQLGSDVPFFLYGGTALVEGRGEKVTPLPTFPHHWIVLVIPSPPVLQGKTKRLYDSLNPVHFTDGKITQRMVETLKSAGKFTSSFLFNSFEQVASTQFPGLDTCREQMAQAGATEIHLAGSGPALFTLTQDENEAEGLYQRLRQQGQECYLAETLSAIDR; encoded by the coding sequence CGGCGCCGGCCAAGTTGAACCTGACGCTTGAAGTGCTTGGCGAACGCCCGGACGGCTTTCATGAAATCCTCAGCGTCATCCAGACGACAAGCCTGTCCGACCGCCTATCTTTTCGGGCCAGCGATGTCATCGAATTCAAATGTACTTCACCGGGCTGGGCTGCTGAAAAAAGCCTGGTAGCCAGAGCTACCGGGCTGCTTCAAGAGACTACGGGCTGTTCCAGAGGAGTATCAATAGAGGTCGAAAAACACATCCCTCTGCTTTCGGGGCTGGGCGGGGACAGCAGTGACGCCGCCGCCGTTCTGTGCGGGCTTAACCGGCTATGGGAGGCGGGGTTGTCAACGGAGCGACTGCGTGCCCTGGCGGCGCAACTCGGCTCGGACGTGCCGTTCTTTCTTTACGGGGGAACGGCACTGGTCGAGGGGAGAGGGGAAAAGGTAACCCCCCTGCCGACATTCCCCCACCACTGGATTGTACTGGTTATCCCGTCTCCGCCAGTACTGCAGGGGAAGACAAAGCGACTCTACGACAGCCTCAATCCTGTTCATTTTACCGACGGAAAGATAACACAGCGGATGGTGGAGACTCTGAAATCGGCGGGAAAATTCACGTCGTCGTTTTTATTCAACTCTTTTGAGCAGGTGGCATCTACTCAGTTCCCGGGACTGGATACCTGCCGGGAACAGATGGCACAGGCTGGCGCCACCGAGATTCACCTGGCGGGCTCAGGCCCGGCGTTATTTACCCTGACGCAAGACGAGAACGAGGCTGAAGGACTGTACCAGCGCCTGCGGCAGCAAGGACAGGAATGTTACCTGGCTGAGACTCTATCCGCAATTGACAGGTAG